One Bos taurus isolate L1 Dominette 01449 registration number 42190680 breed Hereford chromosome 3, ARS-UCD2.0, whole genome shotgun sequence DNA window includes the following coding sequences:
- the USP1 gene encoding ubiquitin carboxyl-terminal hydrolase 1 (The RefSeq protein has 1 substitution compared to this genomic sequence), which yields MPGVIPSESNGLSRGSPSKKNRLSLKFFQKKETKRALDFTDSQENEEKTSEYKGSEIDQVVPAAQSSPINCEKRENLLPFVGLNNLGNTCYLNSILQVLYFCPGFKSGVKHLFNIISRKKEALKDEANQKDKGNCKEDSLASYELICSLQSLIISVEQLQASFLLNPEKYTDELATQPRRLLNTLRELNPMYEGYLQHDAQEVLQCILGNIQETCQLLKKEEVKNVEDLSTKVEEYQKEEMSDNNSMEMDNMRHSEDYKEKLSKGNGKRKSDAEFGNMKKKVKISKEHQSSEENQRQTRSKRKAAGDTLEISHKIIPKHISENESTRPSQRKSKVKINWLKSAAKQPSILSKFCSMGKIATNQGSKGHCKENEYDLEEDLGKYENDNTTNDCELESPGNNDMPVHVNEVKPINKGAEQIGFELVEKLFQGQLVLRTRCLECESLTERREDFQDISVPVQEDELSKVEENSEISPEPKTEMKTLRWAISQFASVERIVGEDKYFCENCHHYTEAERSLLFDKMPEVITIHLKCFAASGLEFDCYGGGLSKINTPLLTPLKLSLEEWSTKPTNDSYGLFAVVMHSGITISSGHYTASVKVTDLNSLELDKENFVIDQTCEIGKPEPLNEEEVRGVVENYDNEEVSIRVSGNNQPSKVLNKKNVEAIGLLGGQKSKADYELYNKASNPDKVASTALPENRNSETNNTNGTDESDSNKESSDQTGINISGFENKISYVVQSLKEYEGKWLLFDDSEVKVTEEKDFLNSLSPSTSPTSTPYLLFYKKL from the exons ATGCCTGGTGTCATACCTAGTGAAAGTAATGGGCTTTCAAGAGGTAGTCCAtcaaaaaaaaacagactttccTTGAAGTTTTTTCAGAAAAAGGAAACCAAGAGAGCCTTGGATTTCACAGATtctcaagaaaatgaagaaaagactTCTGAATATAAAGGGTCTGAAAT TGATCAAGTTGTTCCTGCGGCACAGTCCTCGCCTATAAACTGTGAGAAGAGAGAAAACTTGCTACCATTTGTGGGACTGAATAATCTCGGCAATACTTGTTATCTTAATAGTATACTTCAG GTATTATATTTTTGTCCTGGTTTTAAATCTGGAGTGAAGcacttatttaatattatttcaagGAAGAAAGAAGCCCTAAAAGATGAAGCCAATCAAAAAGATaag GGAAACTGCAAAGAAGATTCTTTGGCAAGTTATGAACTAATATGCAGCTTACAGTCCTTGATCATTTCAGTTGAACAGCTTCAGGCTAGTTTTCTATTAAATCCAGAAAAGTACACTGATGAACTTGCTACTCAGCCAAGGCGACTACTTAACACACTCAG GGAACTCAACCCTATGTATGAAGGATATCTACAGCATGATGCACAGGAAGTATTACAGTGTATTTTGGGAAACATTCAAGAAACATGCCAACtcctaaaaaaagaagaagtaaaaaatgTAGAAGACTTATCTACTAAGGTAGAAGAATatcagaaagaggaaatgagTGATAATAACAGCATGGAGATGGACAATATGAGGCATTCTGAAGACTATAAAGAAAAACTCTcaaaaggaaatgggaaaagaaaaagtgatgcTGAATTTggtaacatgaaaaaaaaagttaaaatctcCAAGGAACACCAGTCTTCGGAAGAAAACCAGAGACAAACCAGATCAAAAAGAAAAGCTGCAGGTGATACATTAGAGATTTCTCATAAAATAATCCCCAAGCACATTTCTGAAAATGAGAGTACAAGACcctcccaaaggaaatcaaaagttaaaataaattggTTAAAGTCTGCAGCTAAGCAACCCAGCATTCTTTCCAAGTTCTGTAGTATGGGTAAAATAGCAACAAACCAAGGATCCAAAGGACActgtaaagaaaatgaatatgATCTTGAAGAGGACTTGGGGAAGTATGAAAATGATAATACAACTAATGATTGTGAACTTGAGTCTCCAGGAAATAATGATATGCCCATTCATGTTAATGAAGTTAAGCCCATAAACAAAG gTGCAGAGCAAATTGGTTTTGAGCTAGTGGAGAAATTATTTCAAGGTCAGCTGGTATTACGGACTCGTTGCTTAGAATGTGAAAGTTtaacagaaagaagagaagattTTCAAGACATCAGTGTACCAGTGCAAGAAGATGAGCTTTCCAAAGTAGAGGAGAATTCTGAAA TTTCTCCAGAgccaaaaacagaaatgaagacccTGAGATGGGCAATTTCACAATTTGCTTCAGTGGAAAGGATTGTAGGAGAAGATAAATATTTCTGTGAAAACTGCCATCATTATACTGAAGCGGAACGAAGTCTTTTGTTTGACAAAATGCCTGAAGTTATAACTATTCATTTGAAGTGCTTTGCTGCTAGTGGCTTGGA gtTTGACTGTTATGGTGGTGGACTTTCCAAGATCAACACTCCTTTACTGACACCTCTTAAATTGTCACTAGAAGAATGGAGCACAAAGCCAACCAACGACAGCTATGGATTATTTGCAGTTGTGATGCACAGTGGCATTACAATTAGTAGTGGGCACTATACTGCTTCTGTTAAAGTCACTGACCTTAACAGTTTAGAACTAGATAAGGAAAATTTTGTGATCGACCAAACGTGTGAAATAGGTAAGCCAGAACCATTGAATGAGGAGGAAGTAAGGGGTGTGGTTGAAAATTATGACAATGAAGAAGTGTCTATTAGAGTCAGTGGAAATAACCAGCCAAGTAAAGTTTTGAACAAAAAAAATGTAGAAGCTATTGGACTTCTTGGAGGACAAAAGAGCAAGGCAGATTACGAGTTATACAACAAAGCGTCTAACCCTGATAAAGTTGCCAGTACAGCACTTCCTGAAAATAGAAATTCTGAGACTAACAATACTAATGGGACCGATGAATCTGATAGTAACAAGGAATCCAGTGACCAAACAGGCATTAACATTAGTGGTTTTGAGAACAAAATTTCATATGTAGTGCAAAGCTTAAAGGAGTATGAGGGGAAATGGTTGCTTTTTGATGATTCTGAAGTGAAAGTTACTGAAGAGAAGGACTTTTTGAATTCTCTTTCCCCTTCTACATCTCCTACATCTACTCCTTACTTGctattttataagaaattatag
- the USP1 gene encoding ubiquitin carboxyl-terminal hydrolase 1 isoform X1 translates to MPGVIPSESNGLSRGSPSKKNRLSLKFFQKKETKRALDFTDSQENEEKTSEYKGSEIDQVVPAAQSSPINCEKRENLLPFVGLNNLGNTCYLNSILQVLYFCPGFKSGVKHLFNIISRKKEALKDEANQKDKGNCKEDSLASYELICSLQSLIISVEQLQASFLLNPEKYTDELATQPRRLLNTLRELNPMYEGYLQHDAQEVLQCILGNIQETCQLLKKEEVKNVEDLSTKVEEYQKEEMSDNNSMEMDNMRHSEDYKEKLSKGNGKRKSDAEFGNMKKKVKISKEHQSSEENQRQTRSKRKAAGDTLEISHKIIPKHISENESTRPSQRKSKVKINWLKSAAKQPSILSKFCSMGKIATNQGSKGHCKENEYDLEEDLGKYENDNTTNDCELESPGNNDMPIHVNEVKPINKGAEQIGFELVEKLFQGQLVLRTRCLECESLTERREDFQDISVPVQEDELSKVEENSEISPEPKTEMKTLRWAISQFASVERIVGEDKYFCENCHHYTEAERSLLFDKMPEVITIHLKCFAASGLEFDCYGGGLSKINTPLLTPLKLSLEEWSTKPTNDSYGLFAVVMHSGITISSGHYTASVKVTDLNSLELDKENFVIDQTCEIGKPEPLNEEEVRGVVENYDNEEVSIRVSGNNQPSKVLNKKNVEAIGLLGGQKSKADYELYNKASNPDKVASTALPENRNSETNNTNGTDESDSNKESSDQTGINISGFENKISYVVQSLKEYEGKWLLFDDSEVKVTEEKDFLNSLSPSTSPTSTPYLLFYKKL, encoded by the exons ATGCCTGGTGTCATACCTAGTGAAAGTAATGGGCTTTCAAGAGGTAGTCCAtcaaaaaaaaacagactttccTTGAAGTTTTTTCAGAAAAAGGAAACCAAGAGAGCCTTGGATTTCACAGATtctcaagaaaatgaagaaaagactTCTGAATATAAAGGGTCTGAAAT TGATCAAGTTGTTCCTGCGGCACAGTCCTCGCCTATAAACTGTGAGAAGAGAGAAAACTTGCTACCATTTGTGGGACTGAATAATCTCGGCAATACTTGTTATCTTAATAGTATACTTCAG GTATTATATTTTTGTCCTGGTTTTAAATCTGGAGTGAAGcacttatttaatattatttcaagGAAGAAAGAAGCCCTAAAAGATGAAGCCAATCAAAAAGATaag GGAAACTGCAAAGAAGATTCTTTGGCAAGTTATGAACTAATATGCAGCTTACAGTCCTTGATCATTTCAGTTGAACAGCTTCAGGCTAGTTTTCTATTAAATCCAGAAAAGTACACTGATGAACTTGCTACTCAGCCAAGGCGACTACTTAACACACTCAG GGAACTCAACCCTATGTATGAAGGATATCTACAGCATGATGCACAGGAAGTATTACAGTGTATTTTGGGAAACATTCAAGAAACATGCCAACtcctaaaaaaagaagaagtaaaaaatgTAGAAGACTTATCTACTAAGGTAGAAGAATatcagaaagaggaaatgagTGATAATAACAGCATGGAGATGGACAATATGAGGCATTCTGAAGACTATAAAGAAAAACTCTcaaaaggaaatgggaaaagaaaaagtgatgcTGAATTTggtaacatgaaaaaaaaagttaaaatctcCAAGGAACACCAGTCTTCGGAAGAAAACCAGAGACAAACCAGATCAAAAAGAAAAGCTGCAGGTGATACATTAGAGATTTCTCATAAAATAATCCCCAAGCACATTTCTGAAAATGAGAGTACAAGACcctcccaaaggaaatcaaaagttaaaataaattggTTAAAGTCTGCAGCTAAGCAACCCAGCATTCTTTCCAAGTTCTGTAGTATGGGTAAAATAGCAACAAACCAAGGATCCAAAGGACActgtaaagaaaatgaatatgATCTTGAAGAGGACTTGGGGAAGTATGAAAATGATAATACAACTAATGATTGTGAACTTGAGTCTCCAGGAAATAATGATATGCCCATTCATGTTAATGAAGTTAAGCCCATAAACAAAG gTGCAGAGCAAATTGGTTTTGAGCTAGTGGAGAAATTATTTCAAGGTCAGCTGGTATTACGGACTCGTTGCTTAGAATGTGAAAGTTtaacagaaagaagagaagattTTCAAGACATCAGTGTACCAGTGCAAGAAGATGAGCTTTCCAAAGTAGAGGAGAATTCTGAAA TTTCTCCAGAgccaaaaacagaaatgaagacccTGAGATGGGCAATTTCACAATTTGCTTCAGTGGAAAGGATTGTAGGAGAAGATAAATATTTCTGTGAAAACTGCCATCATTATACTGAAGCGGAACGAAGTCTTTTGTTTGACAAAATGCCTGAAGTTATAACTATTCATTTGAAGTGCTTTGCTGCTAGTGGCTTGGA gtTTGACTGTTATGGTGGTGGACTTTCCAAGATCAACACTCCTTTACTGACACCTCTTAAATTGTCACTAGAAGAATGGAGCACAAAGCCAACCAACGACAGCTATGGATTATTTGCAGTTGTGATGCACAGTGGCATTACAATTAGTAGTGGGCACTATACTGCTTCTGTTAAAGTCACTGACCTTAACAGTTTAGAACTAGATAAGGAAAATTTTGTGATCGACCAAACGTGTGAAATAGGTAAGCCAGAACCATTGAATGAGGAGGAAGTAAGGGGTGTGGTTGAAAATTATGACAATGAAGAAGTGTCTATTAGAGTCAGTGGAAATAACCAGCCAAGTAAAGTTTTGAACAAAAAAAATGTAGAAGCTATTGGACTTCTTGGAGGACAAAAGAGCAAGGCAGATTACGAGTTATACAACAAAGCGTCTAACCCTGATAAAGTTGCCAGTACAGCACTTCCTGAAAATAGAAATTCTGAGACTAACAATACTAATGGGACCGATGAATCTGATAGTAACAAGGAATCCAGTGACCAAACAGGCATTAACATTAGTGGTTTTGAGAACAAAATTTCATATGTAGTGCAAAGCTTAAAGGAGTATGAGGGGAAATGGTTGCTTTTTGATGATTCTGAAGTGAAAGTTACTGAAGAGAAGGACTTTTTGAATTCTCTTTCCCCTTCTACATCTCCTACATCTACTCCTTACTTGctattttataagaaattatag